One Halobacterium zhouii genomic region harbors:
- a CDS encoding ABC transporter ATP-binding protein, whose product MTTLYQETKDDVTAGTGETLVELKDLKTYYGKEGGLLGGSAVKAVDGVSFDIKRGETLGLVGESGCGKSTLGRTLMQLEDATGGQVLYDGTDITTLSGSDLKEWRQNVQMVFQDPDGSLNDRMTVGEIVREPLDVHDWKTPKERRNRVRELLETAGLQREHYYRYPFQFSGGQRQRVGIARALALEPDFLVLDEPVSALDVSVQAKILNLLNDLQEEFGLTYLIIAHDLSVVEHICDRVAVMYLGNVMELGPADNLFEDPANPYTNSLLSAIPEPDPTLERDRMTLRGTPPSPRNPPSGCVFQTRCPMKIRPEEYRDLDDGVWEGIQILREVLRERGSTSKSVSERVKELLGVDTGDVDFEEVIDDVFEGHDVPTNVRQHVDSALECVQRDDFQAAREEMREAFGSVCETEVPENHVVDEGGRISHCHRHTDDYEEPGEFLKSHGYSR is encoded by the coding sequence ATGACTACGCTCTATCAGGAGACGAAGGACGATGTGACGGCCGGTACGGGCGAAACGCTCGTCGAGTTGAAGGATCTGAAGACCTACTACGGCAAGGAAGGTGGACTCCTCGGCGGGTCCGCCGTGAAGGCCGTGGACGGCGTGAGCTTCGACATCAAGCGCGGCGAGACCCTCGGTCTCGTCGGCGAGTCCGGCTGTGGGAAGTCCACGCTCGGGCGCACGCTGATGCAACTCGAGGATGCGACGGGCGGTCAGGTGCTGTACGACGGCACCGACATCACGACGCTGTCGGGCTCCGACCTGAAGGAGTGGCGCCAGAACGTTCAGATGGTGTTTCAGGACCCGGACGGCAGCCTGAACGACCGCATGACCGTCGGGGAGATCGTCAGGGAACCCCTCGACGTTCACGACTGGAAAACGCCGAAGGAGCGCCGGAACCGCGTCCGAGAACTGCTCGAGACCGCAGGCCTTCAGCGGGAGCACTACTACCGCTACCCGTTCCAGTTCTCCGGTGGGCAGCGCCAGCGCGTCGGTATCGCCCGCGCGCTCGCGCTCGAACCCGACTTCCTCGTGCTCGACGAACCCGTGAGCGCACTCGACGTGAGCGTGCAGGCGAAGATCCTGAACCTCCTCAACGACCTCCAGGAGGAGTTCGGGCTGACGTACCTCATCATCGCCCACGACCTCTCGGTCGTCGAGCATATCTGTGACCGCGTCGCCGTGATGTACCTCGGCAACGTGATGGAGCTCGGGCCGGCGGATAACCTCTTCGAGGACCCGGCGAACCCGTACACGAACTCGCTGCTGTCGGCGATTCCGGAGCCGGATCCGACGCTGGAGAGAGACCGCATGACGCTCCGCGGGACGCCGCCGAGTCCGCGGAATCCGCCATCGGGGTGCGTGTTCCAGACGCGCTGCCCGATGAAGATCCGCCCCGAGGAGTACCGCGACTTGGACGACGGCGTCTGGGAGGGCATCCAGATCCTGCGGGAGGTGCTCCGCGAGCGCGGCAGCACCTCGAAGTCGGTGTCCGAACGGGTCAAGGAACTGCTCGGGGTTGACACCGGCGACGTCGACTTCGAGGAGGTCATCGACGACGTGTTCGAAGGCCACGACGTGCCGACGAACGTCAGGCAGCACGTCGATTCGGCTCTCGAGTGCGTCCAGCGTGACGACTTCCAGGCCGCGCGCGAGGAGATGCGCGAGGCGTTCGGGAGCGTCTGCGAGACGGAGGTTCCGGAGAACCACGTGGTCGACGAGGGCGGCCGAATCAGTCACTGCCACCGGCACACGGACGACTACGAGGAGCCCGGCGAGTTCCTCAAATCGCACGGGTACAGCCGATAA
- a CDS encoding DUF7555 family protein, with translation MSTATESVEAEADQVGQLFDLVTYVVATTLLFVAASAVLAVAVGSRVAPGVKYGLFVFGWLAFGYATYLLFPTQAWEDDDDGRDPFGVPPNGETGFQSLVQDLPPARFRRIQPNHRLPTGIRLFLASLLMLGTSIVLEQAFGIGP, from the coding sequence ATGTCCACCGCGACTGAGTCCGTCGAGGCGGAGGCCGACCAGGTCGGGCAGTTGTTCGACCTCGTGACGTACGTCGTGGCGACCACGCTGTTGTTCGTCGCGGCGTCGGCGGTGCTCGCCGTCGCGGTCGGATCACGCGTGGCGCCGGGTGTGAAGTACGGCCTGTTCGTCTTCGGGTGGTTGGCGTTCGGCTACGCGACCTACCTGCTGTTTCCGACGCAGGCGTGGGAGGACGACGACGACGGCCGCGACCCGTTCGGCGTTCCGCCGAACGGAGAGACCGGCTTCCAGTCGCTCGTGCAGGACCTGCCGCCGGCGCGGTTCAGGCGGATACAGCCGAACCACCGCCTGCCGACGGGCATTCGGCTGTTCCTCGCGTCGCTTCTGATGCTCGGGACCTCCATCGTCCTCGAGCAGGCGTTCGGAATCGGCCCGTAG
- a CDS encoding DUF7529 family protein produces MPEKRITDDDDELLGEEDQFEEQTERLEREAEKADDKKQAWEATLNDMEALADEYEDEGWDVLTIAAGDTAAIGRDTQDDEGEFGLSYVVGADDGATFEEMLEEGEFPVYDVYRQTQLGHVFMVTELRDPDTEQAIFIAGAYLQHDGQMCAYTAREEGEMYTHVKKLDGTVLGRIHHDGYEKFFPEADRMPDPEGWLDE; encoded by the coding sequence ATGCCAGAGAAACGCATCACAGACGACGACGACGAGTTGCTGGGCGAGGAGGACCAGTTCGAGGAGCAGACCGAACGACTGGAGCGGGAGGCCGAGAAGGCCGACGATAAGAAGCAGGCGTGGGAGGCCACCCTGAACGACATGGAGGCGCTCGCTGACGAGTACGAGGACGAAGGATGGGACGTGTTGACGATTGCGGCGGGCGACACGGCGGCGATCGGGCGCGACACACAGGACGACGAGGGTGAGTTCGGACTCTCGTACGTCGTCGGCGCCGACGACGGCGCGACGTTCGAGGAGATGCTCGAGGAGGGTGAGTTCCCGGTGTACGACGTCTATCGGCAGACGCAACTCGGGCACGTGTTCATGGTGACGGAGCTACGCGACCCCGACACCGAGCAGGCCATCTTCATCGCCGGCGCGTACCTCCAGCACGACGGGCAGATGTGTGCGTACACGGCCCGTGAGGAGGGCGAGATGTACACGCACGTCAAGAAACTCGACGGCACGGTGCTGGGCCGAATCCACCACGACGGGTACGAGAAGTTCTTCCCAGAGGCCGACCGGATGCCGGACCCGGAGGGGTGGCTCGACGAATAG
- a CDS encoding CBS domain-containing protein — protein sequence MNVADAMTPREDVVTVNLPGTRNDILEYLQERAFSSVPVVKDDGDGEKYRGLVSRDDLIERPEEDQLAMLMRDVPTTTAETSIPEVAALIVRAGTRRVPVVEDGRLEGIVTVTDVVRAIADGEQDGDTEVGELARRDVNTTYVETPLTVAEREISYAQVPYTVVLDDEGEMSGMLTEVDVVAVARVVEGEDDTGDSIADDDDDWKWESIKAVGNSYLPTRNVEIPVEPVRGFMTDEVVTVTRRRTAREAAQTMLKNDIEQIPLVSGDELVGIVRDVDLLAGLQDE from the coding sequence ATGAACGTCGCTGACGCGATGACGCCCCGCGAGGACGTGGTGACGGTGAATCTTCCGGGGACGAGGAACGACATCCTCGAATACCTCCAGGAGCGGGCGTTCTCCTCCGTGCCCGTGGTGAAAGACGACGGCGACGGCGAGAAGTACCGCGGTCTCGTCTCTCGTGACGACCTCATCGAGCGCCCGGAGGAGGACCAGCTCGCGATGCTGATGCGGGACGTCCCGACGACCACCGCGGAGACCTCGATCCCCGAGGTCGCGGCCCTGATCGTCCGAGCAGGGACGCGGCGCGTGCCGGTCGTGGAGGACGGCCGACTGGAGGGCATCGTGACGGTGACCGACGTGGTGCGCGCGATAGCGGACGGCGAGCAGGACGGCGACACGGAGGTCGGCGAACTCGCGCGCCGGGACGTGAACACCACGTACGTGGAGACGCCGCTGACGGTCGCGGAGCGCGAGATATCCTACGCGCAGGTGCCGTACACGGTCGTGCTCGACGACGAGGGCGAGATGTCGGGGATGCTGACGGAGGTCGACGTGGTCGCCGTCGCGCGCGTCGTGGAGGGCGAGGACGACACCGGCGACTCCATCGCGGACGACGACGACGACTGGAAGTGGGAGTCCATCAAGGCCGTCGGGAACAGCTACCTGCCGACGCGGAACGTCGAGATTCCCGTCGAGCCGGTTCGCGGGTTCATGACCGACGAGGTGGTGACGGTGACGCGCCGGCGCACCGCCCGCGAGGCCGCACAGACGATGCTCAAGAACGACATCGAGCAGATTCCGCTGGTGTCCGGCGACGAACTCGTCGGCATCGTGCGCGACGTCGACCTGCTGGCGGGGTTGCAAGATGAGTGA
- the glyS gene encoding glycine--tRNA ligase produces the protein MSELGELARRRGFFFQANEAYGGVAGFYTYGPAGAALKRNVEEAWRDRFVTREGNMEIDAPTVTPEPVFVASGHLDGFDDMLVECAECGESHRADHVVEDNTDIEDAETYSTEKVEDIIAEHDLACPSCGAPLAGQPVEEFNLMFETEIGPGSGQPGYLRPETAQGMFTEFPRLKEYARNQLPFGVAQIGTGYRNEISPRNALLRTREFTMAELEYFVDPEDDAPDLEAVADVELPLYSAEAQNAEGEEYVYLTPQEALDEGVVNGEWVAYFLARSKQWFERVGVDAERFRFRQHLSGELAHYAADCWDAEGEVGGDWEELAGIASRTDYDLSKHAEHADGNFSVFKQYDEPKTVERATVDPDMSYLGPEFGGDAAAVADALQALAERDRAAFDDEEVTVEVDGEAYTVPVEQTGFSVEEQTESGRHIVPYVVEPAFGVGRAVYTALAHSLETDEVDGEQRQVLQLPPAVAPTTVGVFPLMDKDGMGETARDLASDLREAGLDVTYDDSGNIGRRYRRQDEVGTPYCVTVDYESLEDGTVTLRDRDSTEQARIAIEDVPSVVAALVDGDRGFEEL, from the coding sequence ATGAGTGAGTTAGGCGAACTCGCGCGCCGCCGGGGCTTTTTCTTCCAGGCGAACGAGGCCTACGGCGGTGTCGCCGGCTTCTACACGTACGGCCCGGCGGGCGCGGCGCTGAAGCGCAACGTCGAGGAGGCGTGGCGCGACCGCTTCGTCACCCGCGAGGGGAACATGGAGATCGACGCGCCGACGGTGACGCCCGAACCCGTGTTCGTGGCGTCGGGCCACCTCGACGGCTTCGACGACATGCTCGTGGAGTGCGCGGAGTGCGGTGAGAGCCACCGCGCGGACCACGTGGTCGAGGACAACACGGACATCGAGGACGCCGAGACGTACTCGACGGAGAAGGTCGAGGACATCATCGCCGAGCACGACCTCGCGTGTCCGTCGTGTGGCGCGCCGCTGGCCGGCCAGCCCGTCGAGGAGTTCAACCTGATGTTCGAGACGGAGATCGGCCCGGGGAGCGGCCAGCCGGGCTACCTGCGCCCGGAGACCGCCCAGGGGATGTTCACGGAGTTCCCGCGGCTCAAGGAGTACGCGCGCAACCAGTTGCCGTTCGGCGTGGCCCAGATCGGTACGGGCTACCGGAACGAGATCTCGCCGCGGAACGCGCTGTTGCGCACCCGGGAGTTCACGATGGCGGAACTGGAGTACTTCGTGGACCCCGAGGACGACGCGCCCGACCTCGAGGCCGTCGCGGACGTCGAGTTGCCGCTGTACAGCGCCGAGGCCCAGAACGCCGAGGGCGAGGAGTACGTCTACCTCACGCCACAGGAGGCCCTCGACGAGGGCGTCGTGAACGGCGAGTGGGTGGCGTACTTCCTCGCGCGCTCGAAGCAGTGGTTCGAGCGCGTCGGCGTGGACGCAGAGCGGTTCCGGTTCCGCCAGCACCTCTCCGGCGAGCTCGCGCACTACGCGGCGGACTGCTGGGACGCGGAGGGCGAGGTCGGCGGCGACTGGGAGGAGCTCGCGGGCATCGCGTCCCGCACGGACTACGACCTCTCGAAGCACGCCGAGCACGCGGACGGCAACTTCAGCGTGTTCAAGCAGTACGACGAGCCGAAGACCGTCGAGCGGGCGACCGTCGACCCGGACATGAGCTACCTCGGGCCGGAGTTCGGCGGCGACGCGGCGGCGGTCGCGGACGCACTCCAGGCGCTCGCAGAGCGCGACAGGGCGGCATTTGACGACGAGGAGGTCACCGTCGAGGTCGACGGCGAGGCGTACACCGTGCCCGTCGAGCAGACCGGCTTCTCGGTGGAGGAGCAGACCGAGTCGGGCCGCCACATCGTCCCGTACGTCGTGGAACCGGCGTTCGGCGTCGGTCGCGCGGTGTACACGGCGCTCGCGCACAGCCTCGAGACCGACGAGGTCGACGGCGAGCAGCGACAGGTGCTCCAGTTGCCCCCGGCGGTCGCGCCGACGACGGTCGGCGTGTTCCCGCTGATGGACAAGGACGGCATGGGCGAGACCGCACGCGACCTCGCGAGTGACCTGCGCGAGGCGGGCCTGGACGTGACGTACGACGACTCGGGCAACATCGGGCGTCGGTACCGCCGGCAGGACGAGGTCGGCACGCCGTACTGCGTGACCGTGGACTACGAGAGCCTGGAGGACGGCACGGTGACGCTGCGCGACCGCGACTCCACCGAGCAGGCCCGGATCGCCATCGAGGACGTGCCGAGCGTGGTGGCGGCGCTCGTCGACGGCGATCGGGGCTTCGAGGAGTTGTGA
- a CDS encoding diacylglycerol/polyprenol kinase family protein, with the protein MSELGRRLVHASGAVVPLAYLAGVLPWTWLRWLLVCGAVGALILEAFRLSGRVNWRIYDALTREYEQDNPAGYALYAVAWAATAWLFDPGIAVPAMLMLAIADPVSGLLSRGELGTKRGWVLLATFGVCLAIASLLAVPLLPAVAGALAATLADGAKPVVGGYVVDDNLTIPLGAGVAMWVALAV; encoded by the coding sequence GTGAGCGAACTCGGCCGGCGGCTGGTGCACGCGAGCGGCGCGGTGGTGCCCCTGGCGTACCTCGCGGGCGTCCTGCCGTGGACGTGGCTCCGCTGGCTGCTGGTCTGTGGCGCGGTCGGCGCACTGATTCTCGAGGCGTTCCGGCTCTCCGGGCGCGTGAACTGGCGCATCTACGACGCGCTCACACGCGAGTACGAGCAGGACAACCCCGCGGGCTACGCGCTGTACGCGGTGGCGTGGGCGGCGACCGCGTGGCTGTTCGACCCCGGCATCGCGGTCCCCGCGATGTTGATGCTCGCCATCGCGGACCCCGTCAGCGGCCTGCTGTCGCGGGGGGAACTCGGGACGAAACGCGGCTGGGTGTTGCTCGCGACGTTCGGCGTCTGTCTTGCCATCGCGAGCCTGCTCGCCGTCCCCCTGTTGCCGGCGGTCGCCGGCGCGCTCGCGGCGACGCTCGCTGACGGCGCGAAGCCCGTCGTCGGGGGGTACGTCGTGGACGACAACCTCACGATTCCGCTCGGCGCGGGCGTCGCGATGTGGGTGGCGCTCGCGGTGTGA
- a CDS encoding DEAD/DEAH box helicase: MPSGEQSYVDHPMLTEDVIEARQYQLQLAAAARQTHTLVCLPTGLGKTTVSLLVTAYRLEEDIGGKSLLLAPTKPLVEQHAAFYREALDVPDDEVVVFTGETRPDDREAEWSSARVVVATPQVVENDLVGGRISLRDVVHCTFDECHRATGDYAYTYIAERYHADAATPLATGMSASPGGNEEDIQQVCENLGVRNVEVMTEDDADVGEYTYDTDVEWERIDLPDDVLEVRDALNEVITERLEKLKELGVTRKTSPDVSQKDLNKMRAQLQSLIDNDQSEGYQGMSVHAEVMKLRRAVELVETQSVESVRRYFERQRNAARSSGASKASQRLVSEPKVKQAMRTAEEFDGLHPKFRRARMLLAQTLGVEDGERIIVFTESRDTAEALTDFLGGHFDTRRFVGQGDADGSDGMTQKEQRETLDEFRDGEFEVLVSTSVAEEGLDVPEVDLVLFFEPVPTAIRSVQRKGRTGRQTEGRVVVLMAEDTRDEAYFWISRRREQEMEDELRSLKGVADELEEDLSEDQQALGDYAEADAGEANADSVSDDAASADGGSASDTGEAAGASGEVDDAGDAQAGLSDFEAPDPDDVEGTESEDDATVARAGEGDDVEEAVEIVIDQRELDSHIARDLSKRDGVDTRLETLDVGDYVLSDRVAAERKSHSDFLDTMLGGDRSLFEQAKDLTRHYTRPVLLLEGDGDLYAERNVHPNAIRAALASLAVDWGISIVHTRDADDTADMLETIAEREQTDNDREVSSHGEKAAKTLGEQQEYVVSAIADIGPVTARSLLDHFGSVESVMTATEDDLLEAEGVGSVTAERIREVVASDYQP; the protein is encoded by the coding sequence ATGCCGTCCGGCGAACAGTCCTACGTCGACCATCCGATGCTGACCGAGGACGTCATCGAAGCCCGGCAGTACCAGCTCCAGCTCGCGGCGGCCGCCCGACAGACCCACACGCTCGTCTGTCTGCCGACGGGTCTCGGGAAGACGACCGTGAGCCTGCTCGTCACCGCCTACCGCCTCGAGGAGGATATCGGCGGGAAGTCCCTGCTGCTCGCGCCGACGAAGCCGCTGGTCGAGCAGCACGCCGCGTTCTACCGGGAGGCCCTCGACGTGCCCGACGACGAGGTGGTCGTGTTCACGGGCGAGACGCGCCCGGACGACCGCGAGGCCGAGTGGTCGAGCGCGCGCGTCGTCGTCGCCACCCCCCAGGTCGTGGAGAACGACCTCGTCGGCGGGCGCATCAGCCTGCGTGACGTGGTCCACTGCACGTTCGACGAGTGCCACCGCGCGACCGGCGATTACGCGTACACGTACATCGCGGAGCGCTACCACGCGGACGCCGCGACGCCGCTCGCGACGGGGATGAGCGCGTCCCCGGGCGGGAACGAGGAGGACATCCAGCAGGTGTGTGAGAACCTCGGCGTGCGGAACGTCGAGGTGATGACCGAGGACGACGCCGACGTCGGCGAGTACACGTACGACACGGACGTCGAGTGGGAGCGCATCGACCTCCCCGACGACGTTCTCGAGGTCAGGGACGCGCTGAACGAGGTCATCACCGAGCGCCTGGAGAAACTGAAGGAACTCGGCGTGACGCGGAAGACGAGTCCGGACGTCTCCCAGAAGGACCTGAACAAGATGCGCGCGCAGTTGCAGTCGCTCATCGACAACGACCAGAGCGAGGGCTACCAGGGGATGAGCGTCCACGCGGAGGTGATGAAGTTGCGGCGCGCGGTCGAACTCGTCGAAACCCAGAGCGTGGAGTCGGTTCGCCGGTACTTCGAGCGCCAGCGCAACGCCGCGCGCTCCTCGGGCGCGTCGAAGGCGAGCCAGCGCCTCGTGAGCGAACCGAAGGTCAAGCAGGCGATGCGGACCGCCGAGGAGTTCGACGGTCTCCACCCGAAGTTCCGGCGCGCGCGGATGTTGCTCGCCCAGACCCTCGGCGTCGAGGACGGCGAGCGCATCATCGTGTTCACGGAATCGAGGGACACCGCGGAGGCTCTCACCGACTTCCTCGGTGGGCACTTCGACACCCGGCGGTTCGTCGGGCAGGGCGACGCCGACGGCTCCGATGGGATGACCCAAAAAGAGCAACGCGAGACCTTAGACGAGTTCCGAGACGGCGAGTTCGAGGTGCTGGTGTCGACGAGCGTCGCCGAGGAGGGCCTGGACGTGCCGGAGGTCGACCTGGTGTTGTTCTTCGAACCGGTGCCGACCGCGATCCGCTCGGTCCAGCGGAAGGGGCGGACCGGCCGCCAGACGGAGGGCCGCGTGGTCGTGTTGATGGCCGAGGACACGCGCGACGAGGCGTACTTCTGGATCTCCCGCCGCCGCGAGCAGGAGATGGAGGACGAACTGCGCTCCCTGAAGGGCGTCGCCGACGAACTCGAGGAGGACCTGAGTGAGGACCAGCAGGCACTCGGGGACTACGCCGAGGCGGACGCGGGAGAAGCGAACGCCGACAGCGTGAGCGACGACGCCGCGAGCGCGGACGGCGGGAGCGCCAGCGACACCGGCGAGGCCGCGGGCGCGAGCGGAGAAGTGGACGACGCGGGCGACGCGCAAGCGGGGCTCTCGGACTTCGAGGCGCCCGACCCGGACGACGTGGAGGGGACGGAGTCCGAGGACGACGCCACCGTCGCGCGCGCCGGCGAGGGGGACGACGTGGAGGAAGCGGTCGAAATCGTCATCGACCAGCGCGAACTCGACAGCCACATCGCGCGCGACCTCTCGAAGCGCGACGGCGTCGACACCCGCCTCGAGACCCTCGACGTGGGGGACTACGTGCTCTCGGACCGCGTCGCCGCCGAGCGCAAATCCCACAGCGACTTCCTCGACACGATGCTGGGCGGCGACCGCTCGCTGTTCGAGCAGGCCAAGGACCTCACGAGACACTACACGCGCCCCGTCCTGTTGCTGGAGGGCGACGGCGACCTCTACGCCGAGCGGAACGTCCACCCGAACGCCATCCGCGCGGCGCTCGCGTCCCTCGCGGTGGACTGGGGTATCAGCATCGTACACACCCGGGATGCCGACGACACCGCGGACATGCTCGAGACCATCGCGGAACGCGAGCAGACCGACAACGACCGCGAAGTGAGCTCACACGGCGAGAAGGCCGCGAAGACGCTGGGTGAACAGCAGGAGTACGTGGTTTCGGCCATCGCAGACATCGGCCCCGTCACCGCGCGCTCGCTGCTCGACCACTTCGGGAGCGTCGAGAGCGTGATGACCGCCACCGAGGACGACTTGCTCGAAGCCGAGGGCGTCGGCAGCGTGACCGCCGAGCGGATTCGGGAAGTCGTCGCGAGCGACTACCAGCCGTAG